Genomic segment of Plasmodium vinckei vinckei genome assembly, chromosome: PVVCY_10:
AAGATAAGGTAttatgaaattaaaaaaaacaattttatccAAAATTCGAAAAAATATGGCTCAAAAAGATTTGAACCTACACAGCGGGAAAGTCACACAAGAGCTAATAGAGACAATAGAAATAGCGGAAGTAGTAAAGGAAGTGTCAGACGTAGAAGATGTATAGAACGAACACGCGAtagaaattttaataaaatatctgaaatgaattataaaaagggatataaacaaaaaaaagaaatgaatTATGGGGAAGAAGAAGATGAAAGAAGAAAGAAAATGGAGATATActtgaaaagaaaaatcgatttagaaaaaaaaagagataaaatggataaatataaaactataTATGGTGTTCCAAAATTGAAAAGAACAGAAAGTATTAATGAacacaaaaatatagaagCATACAAAAAggtaaatgaaataaaaactgATAAAATGAGACGAAACTCAGATATAAGAATTGCCAACGAAATAAGAAATAGGGGAAAAGTATCAATTTCTAGTAGCAGTGGTcccaataaaataatatcagCAGAAAAATCATATGACAATGAAGATTACgatgagaaaaaaaaagacaaattttatgaaatatattttggcTGTAAACAGGtagacaaaataaattataaaaaaggtaTCGAAAAtgcgaaaaaaaaaatatataatattaaaataataaatgataatagtaaatatataagagAAATGGAAGAAGATGCActactaaaaaatatagatatacaGGAAACTGAAATCGAAGAAGATTTACACAGTACTAAATATAGTTCAGATATGATTACACCAAacgataaaaatggaaatggaaaaaaatggttttcaaaatatgatatGAATTATGAACAGCGTTGTTTGTACTCCTCCgatgaaaaagataaaaataaattgagTAAAagttatgtaaaaaatggaacTATTAGCCACTTCAATGAATATGACAAaggaatgaaaaaaaaaaaaattgaaatagTACAAAGTGATAGtgacaattttaaaattgagaataaaataaaattaccAATAAACTTACTAAACAGTCAAAAtgagaaaaacaaaaaatgtaaaacaTTTTCATATGCTCCCCCAAAGGTAATTAATTCAGTTGGAAAAATTATGtctgaaaataaaaaaccgAATTGGAAAGACAGCaggaatataaaaaatttaagtaAAGCAAAATcttcaaatttatatgaaattattttaaaaaaaaagaatcaagaaaataaaaattgtatgaTCGATTCTACAATTAGTTCTTTTCCTAGTACTTACTGTCACATTGAGGAAAAGGGTCGTAataattatgcatatttttgtaaatccTATGAAACTgaagataataattattatccAGATGCTAATACTGTGAATAAAAACcgacatattttttctaacaTTAATAATAGTTTTAAAGCGAAAGAAGatgaaaaaagtaaaaataaaaccaaatcaaataaaaagggGATCAAAAAcgagaataaaaaaaacagccAAAATTTAAAGAACAATAAAACATGGCATACAATTCCGATAGAAGAAAAATTGTTTCTGAACAAATCAGCACAAAATAGTGGTGGTGAAATATATTCTCTTAACTGCCAAAATACCGTGTTTACTTTCCCTCGTGAATATTTAGATAGTagtgaaaatttaaaaacattcAAAAAATCGAGGAGCATTTGTTCAGGCATATGCATAGACAacagtaaaaataatgagaaTGAGATTCATCGAAATAATAGTGACAATAGtatgatttatataaaaaaacaaaatcgTCATAAAAATGATTCTGCTTTTAAGCTTCGAGCTCACtcaattaataataaaatgaaagaaaaaacaaatgacaaaaaaataaatgaattatatttttataaaatgggtgaaaataaaaattttaggCACACttcaaattgttttttatcaaGATGTAGTCCaaaatggaataaaaaaataaactcaGAAAATGTCAACTGTTATAGTTGTATGTTAAAAGATAGTAACAAAATTAGACATCAAAATAATGAGTggaataaatttaatttttgttcTGAAGTTCCGAATGaaatgcaaaaaattaataacataaaaattagaTGCATAtctaaaaatgaaacatataaaaatggtttatgtaaaaattgtttGTTTTCACCATGCAATAATTTagtaaaaacaaatagtaaaaatgatagaactaaaagtttattttcaaaattattttcatacataaaaaaaaatagtctATGTAATGAAAAGAAATACAAGGATTCTATAAAACGGAACAAATCAGAAGCATTCCCATTTTGTACggcgaaaaaaaatattaagacacctcattatatttgtaataataGATCCAGATCTTCTGGGTATTATATTGATGTTTACCCAATAAAAACAGAAGCTAGAAACAATTCCGATGTTTGCTGCTGCAACAAATTTatgattaataaaaaatcagaTTTTATTCATGTTCCTTCAGATGTAAAGTATATTATTGATGCGCCAGATGGTTTCGTAAAAAACAAACTCAATAATAAACTATTTAGTGATAAAATACTTgagaataaaattaaaaaaagtactTTAGGCTTAAATGCtaaagaaaaagataaCTACTATACCACAAAAGTGGCTACTAATTTAAGAAGGGGAATAAAATGTGATAATGtctttacaaaaaatgaagaaataaatgatgGATATATGAAAAGGACATTATCAAAAGGGGGAGAAAAACGAAAGGTAAAAGGAGTTGTAAAAAAGGGAGTAATGAAAAGTAATTgcaaatatgttttaaaaataaatgatcataatcgaaataataataatacactATATTGCAATGATACTACAATCAATTGTAAAACCagaattttgaaaaatagcaatgaacatataaataaaactatattagaaaatgaaattgaTATCcctaaaattgaaaaaccaaactttttaaaattaaatttatttgatgaGAAATACGAAATTGTAAAACAAACCCCccaaaaaatgaacattAATAATGATCTTGCTAAAAATCGAGGAGCAAAACGTCCTTCAAAATATGCGTCTAAATTGACCAAATTGCAAACAATGAAAGAAGaaggaaataaattaaaaaaaaattttaataatattaattgtGAATATTCTAATTTAGGTAGGAATAGACATGCAAAAAGTTCAATAAATCAAATCACCAAAGAAATAGATAGAGATATTTTTATCGATACCAACGACAGTTACATTATTAATGATCAGATAGTAGGAAATATAGGAACGGCTTGTAATAAAccaggaaaaaataataataatgaacaaATAGAGAATAGTTATGGGACTACCAATACATTTGATGAAAGTACGCAATTGAATAATCCAAATAAagattataaaatttttatggtAAGAAAAGGagatagtaataaaaatgtcatagaaaaaaatattttttcaaatggTGTGATAGAAAATAAGTTGCCTTTAACTAATAGTGAAAATAGAAGAGGTACAAAGTAtgtagaaaataatgaacataatttttgtaagtataaaaatggtgattacaaaaataataattcgtTTGACAGTATGGAAGGAAAAACTATTGATAATTATTCTTCGTGCTCAAatgaaaacatatatttatgggaaaataataataatattaaaaaaaatgaaatagaGAATTATGAAGATGGAATGATTAACTATTCCAAAGAGGAgagaaataatattgacGAAATTGAAAGTGACGTAAAAATGAACAACCCAATTAAAGAGTGCTTGAATGCACCATTGAACTgtttgaataaaaaattaaaccGTTCAGcggaaaatataattaagaaaataatattaaattacaaaaatgttaatttgaaaaatgtgAATAATGACAAATTAAACAATCATGAAACAAAAGTTAGTACGAATAAAtgcattaataaaaaaaatattcaaaaaaatataaagaataaattatatttaaaagctAACAAAAATGTAAACAATGAAAAAACTGACAACATTGTCAATGATATGCCAAATATAAGACACACACAAAATTCCGATAGTAATTTTgtcttaaaaaataataatataaattctCAAAGAAATATTGACATAAAAGCTGATATGgacaattataaatatgaacagttcagaaaaaaaaattataatatcataaataatagatCATGTTCATATAATGATTGTATTTATCCTGACcctaaaatatattttttaaataatgatgaatCGTGCATAATTATTGAATAtccaaatataaaatattatatagtatgcccataaaaatataattttttttttattcttcaTTTGCTGCTAGCATATTAGGAATACCTGGTCATGtaaaatgtgaaaaaaaaaaataaagttatatgaacataaaaaatatataataaagatatatttttggcTTGATATGTTAAAACTTACCATCTTTTATTGGAAAAGAAATATTGCATTTTGGACATGTAAGTGAGCCCTCCATTATGTGAatctatatataacaaataagcatgtgtatgtatataattaactGAATTTTTGACAATTTTAATcattaattatttgaaaataagaAATAACATATACAAACaagcatatttatatgtctCTGTTTATTGGGTTAGACAAGAAATGTACCTTAAAAAGAGCATGGTGAACTGAGTTTAAAAACCCTTCATCCTCTAAATGGTTACTATTATAGCTTGATAATAAACTTACTCCAAActaaaaggaaaataaaattttagttattaattttgtatttcaaaattaatgaaaaaatgaataaataaaatgtagtAAAGTTATTACTTGTTTAGCTGTGTTATATAAAACTTCATAATCCACTTTACtcaatacattttttataaattctGGATTCATTTCTTGttctattatatttacatttccTTCAACATCTTCGTTAAGTTTGATTATTAAGGGATATCCCCCTGTACACTTAGCCTCATtgctataaaaaaaaaatatgcccAAAGGTATTTacatgaaatatattttgatgaAAACATGAAAAAGACAAATTATTGATCATCAAAAATTGGATTAtgcgaaaaaaaagaaaacagCATTGTATTAACGGTCtagttttaataaatttattaacattCTTATTCCATCGCTTAAAATAatcaatatatacatgtatatacatttttaaagtaAACTAGACGATTAAACTTTgcataattaaaatataaatgaaataataaataaggACAATcatcaaatttatattattttcctcTTTTTAACACTAaccattttaaaaaattatgcgTAAGGAGTCGCATTATTTTGttgcatttaaaaaatgacgTAAATATGTGTGTTAAATAATGTCTTGCTATTATAAAGCGTCGTtcttgtattttttaatattttttggcttttactttttattctttatttgatttattttatgttattttaatttaatttttttttgtaatatatttttggatatttgtaaatgggtaaataaaaactttctataaaattctaattgtaaattaaaaaaaaatacatggTATTATTACAAGAAGATGGGAAGATATAACAATTataaactatatatatcaggtttttttttcttttcttattcatatatttaggAAATAActactttttaaatatttaaataaatatgttttttatcgattttttatacatactatatgatatttaattatttaataaaatattaaaaaaagttcccataaaaatatgatttctttttattttcaaaacgttgaaataaaaaaaaaaaaataaatttgtgTACTTGTGAAAAGAGAcgcttattttattttaattttttatttcaaaatatgaatGGAAGATTATATGAGgtttcaaatttttaaatgattaaTTAAGTAATATTGttacatttaaattattgtgtatatattttattatcatatttacagtattatatattatcaaatgCGCGttcatatattcatattattatatacatattcgTAAGGACATAAAGAGTACCTTACTTAAGTTAGTATATATAcgcacatatatatatgtatataaatggggtatgtaaatatatatatacaatacatataatgtcatatatattataatatgcaatgcaaaagaaaataaagtaaTATTATGTTGGgcatccattttttttcaatttaatatataataatacttaTGTATACATGTACATTTTTCGGAATGGAGTTttaacttttattttttttcaaaaatgaaaagatacgttgtaaataataataacacaTTACATGAgtccaaaaaaataagagtAGCATACGAATATGAaagtgaaataaaaaaaacaggcTGCAACTCACCAAGTATTTTTGAccttaattatatttataacagTATAGGAAGCATGGAAAGGAAAAAAGTAAATGTAGAAAAATTGAATTTGTTTAATATAGAAGAAAATGTAAAGAgacaaaaaacaaattatttaaatattttcaacgatttaaaaaatgtaaaagaAATAGAGGAATATGATGGTAGTGAAGGGAGCAATAAAAACAACACCCTATGTAGCAGCAGTAAAAATAACACCCTATGTAACAGTAATAAAAGGAAACTGTGTAATGATATAAAGGGgacaattaaaaaaacagttcgaagaaaatatgaatCTATTAACATGCATAATAGTgatcatataaatagtagaaaaataatggatagtcaaaaaaaagacgagaatgaagaaaacaaaaaatgcaacctcattaaaaataaatattatgaaaaaataaatagtttACTAAAACAAATgcatatgaataaaattgctcgaaaaaatggataattaaaaattattgtcTAATTATGAAGATCATAAAACAGCCAATATATTACTCTAAACATTTTTCtttgaataataaatagaaatcattttttttttacaaaaatatataaatttgtatttagGTTATACACACACAAGCTATCATACTTTAAACAGTTTCACATCAgtgaaatagaaaaaagtAGATAATGAGAAATATATGGCATTATTTGTACTATTAAAGgggataaaaaaaattaaataatatttctagatttttatttattttattttttgttcttaATATTAGTTACtttgaatatatttccttttactattttttttgtgtttttaTTTCGTATACtttataattcatattttgaatttaaaatatgtaaaactATGTATATagttatgtatatatgtttttttttccattttatgttcaatatgtataaaaatttttagcAAACAATGTCTAAAAtgctaatttattttttttaaaatataaagtttgcataaaaaataaaaacagtttttttatactcaAAAATTGTGTTATAAATATCTTTGACTATAGATATCTTCACACATCAATGGTgtagaaaaatatgacaagttaattttatttcccgTCCCTTTCATTaggtatgcatataatgtATACCCAAAATAGACgacaatataaaattattttaaggacgcaaaaatgtaaaattatatgaaataaaaaacgaaCAATTTGTAagcaaaaaatttatatatagaaggtacatataaatatatgtacatatatgaCTGTGAAAAAAACTAAAGAATATTTAGATAGTTGATCTATCCCAATTTCATGACATCCATTTCTTCtaaatcattattattcattctgttcattttattatcagctttattatatctttCCATTAATTCTTTAAGTTTCGAATTTTCTGGAACTACATTTTCAGtagtttttttatcattttgatTTGTTTGTACAGGTCTTTCTATTCTTTTAGGGGATATagatctatttttttttcggctatatatattttctactTTTATTGTAAGTGATGATTTATAAGAGGTTGGTCTACGTGCATAATCTTTTCCAGTTGCAAGAGCTTTTTGACTTTCCATTTTTcgaaatttattaattaattcatCTTCTGTATTTTCATCTTTCTCTTTTCTATGTCTTCCCTTTTTATCAGATTCCGAACTTGATATCAATCTATCTCTTTTTCTATGTGATCTATCTCTTGATCTTCTACTGTGTCTATTTGATGATCTGTTACGATCATAATCATCCTCTGATTTGTCTCGCTCATCAtcgtttcttttttttcggCGTCTTCTACTTCGACTTCTACTTCTGTCCCGACTTCTGCTTCTGCTTCTGTCTCGGCTTCTACTTCTTcgtcttcttcttcttcggCTCCTGCTTCTGTCCCTGCTTCTGTCCCTGCTTCTGTCTCTACTTCTGTCTCTACTTCGGTCTTTTTCTCTTCCTCTGCCTTTGCTCCTCTCGACACTTGATCGCCTATCATTGCCCTTACCTCTCTCCGAATCTTTGGATATCAATTTGACGTATCCTAGATgtacaattttttcatttccaTCAATTTTTCTGATTCTAACAAAAACTTTTTCTTTTGCCTGGTTTACTATACCACCAATTTCCCCTTTTTCCCATTCTCCGctaaacgaaaaaaaattaattaattaattaattaatgaaaaaaataaaccaaATAAATAGCATGAACAAATGAGTGTTGAAATTTTGAATTACTTGACATAAGCCATGATATGTTCTCCCTTTACAAACTTTGATATTTgctctttattttttttattccgTTTTCTATGATCACTCATAAGCATAAGGCGGGCGCcataaatgttttttatttttattggaAGTCTTGGTAAAACtaagttaaaaaaagttacaTATTTAAGTCAGTaagaaatttatattatactttttGTAGCAAATCACTCTTTATGAATATGCATActtaatgaaat
This window contains:
- a CDS encoding multifunctional methyltransferase subunit TRM112, putative, which gives rise to MRLLTHNFLKCNEAKCTGGYPLIIKLNEDVEGNVNIIEQEMNPEFIKNVLSKVDYEVLYNTAKQFGVSLLSSYNSNHLEDEGFLNSVHHALFKIHIMEGSLTCPKCNISFPIKDGIPNMLAANEE
- a CDS encoding pre-mRNA-splicing factor 38B, putative; this translates as MDNNVKNSEHTSTPTPPQMHERNPNEIKNVNYDYSYYNQSNGVFPMGSNNMYDTSGKYLMNYNYVDPSYYSMNSNAMINMGAPMYPIGNQGNNSFNSSINMYQNNINEPYNYNYNIQGNQLLNSFNQSVSSTFNNNNVNVEDKKNIIEITNTSTYNVNNLLRNNILSSEYFRSLISLKTFKEVLDEILSYADHVEPYCIGSTRAPSTLFCCLYKFFTMQLTKKQLKSLIDNKESCYVRACGFLYLRYVHCPSNLWMWFEPYMLDDDEFTVSADKRKLMTIGEYVQSLLYDDKYFNTVLPRLPIKIKNIYGARLMLMSDHRKRNKKNKEQISKFVKGEHIMAYVNGEWEKGEIGGIVNQAKEKVFVRIRKIDGNEKIVHLGYVKLISKDSERGKGNDRRSSVERSKGRGREKDRSRDRSRDRSRDRSRDRSRSRRRRRRRSRSRDRSRSRSRDRSRSRSRRRRKKRNDDERDKSEDDYDRNRSSNRHSRRSRDRSHRKRDRLISSSESDKKGRHRKEKDENTEDELINKFRKMESQKALATGKDYARRPTSYKSSLTIKVENIYSRKKNRSISPKRIERPVQTNQNDKKTTENVVPENSKLKELMERYNKADNKMNRMNNNDLEEMDVMKLG